GACACGTGGCAACCGGAGAAGGCCACGTGtccatttaatgattaaaaaaaagaaaaaagtttgccccaaaaaaaaaaaaaaaaaattatcgatttttttttataaatttttttttgccccaaatcgatttttttttttgccccaaatcgaaattgatttttttgccccaaatcgatattttttttttgccccaaatcgatattttttttgccccaaatcgatttttttttttgccccaaatcgattttttttttgctccaaTTCTCCCTCCAAAATCCCAATTGCCTTAAAGTTCGTCACTAAAATTGTCTGCCACGAATTGTTATTCATAGTCACACGAATGAGGTTTGCTACTTTTTCCCCTCAAATTCCTCCTCAATTGTTCTAATTTTGCGTCGAAAAAGTTAGGGTTCTTCGCAAAattggggcaaaaaaaaaaaaaatcgatttggggcaaaaaaaaaatcgataattttttttttttgggcaaaatatatatatatatatatttttttgggcaattttatttttctttttattttttaatcattaaatggaCACGTGGCACTCTCCGGTTGCCACGTGTCAAAGTCGTTGCCGGAATCTTGGGTCAACTCCAAAAAACCGGTAAAAGTtcccaatcaacaaaaatttttatgttttaggtcccatttcaccaattttgtcataaaaggtcctttctcgcaaaatacCGTTTATAAAAGGCCCTTTTTGGCAAAAAATcctaaataatatatctacaccccaccccaccccttactccctaaaatgacatggtccccacatatttttcttattaaaatatctattcaactccacttgttttattactttatttcattcaattctttttcttaatacccgtgcccggccaagtgtatctcttaaataaatacggagggagtatatttttgTATAAATACTGACTCATTTTTTATTCTTAAATTGTTAGAATTTGAGAACTCTTCGTTAAACAGTGACAAATGATGAACATTTtagttatttttattataattgAGGTAAGAAAATGTCAAGGTTTTATATTTGTAAAGTATAATTGACTATTATGTTTTATGTTTATGGATTgcgtaatttttttattatgataatactaatgctacttttttttaatcatgCAGATTAATAATGTGGGATAATTTTATATTCAAAGAAGTTGGTTCATCCCTGGAGgcttaattcaattagttttagCTTTCGTTTTACAATGATATGAGTTTTAGCGTGTAttacatattttttatttggttaCATGTTTCACACTTTTGTACTTTTTGTACGTTTGATTGTTTGAATGGTTGATTACATTAGAGATTTTGAGAAGAACAATCATTTATGTAATAATAAATGGCTAAATGCCTTTTTATTTGCATTTGCATTTGCATATGCTGATATGCATAAACATATATGCTGATATGCATAAACATATAAACAACTAAACAAGCATAGTAGTAGGATGTAGGATCCTTAAATCCTACGAGCCATGCTCGCATCAGTGGTATGCATGCAAATTGAGTTCTAAATTTTTTTATGGTCCATACATATAAGACCTGTAGATATATCTACATTATATGTATATTGTatgggtttttttttaaaaaaaaagttgtttttAAACCGGTCcaatcggtccggtccggtcttTGGGTcgcaaatattattttttcggtCAACGGTCTGGTCCGGGTTTGGACCGATGAACAGGCCTAATTATAGGTGTTATGATAACAAAGCCTCTTTTTCCAAGCAAATAGGCaatatttaataataaataactctcATGACCATATATTCAAAGTTCACAGCTTGTTAAAAAAAACGTAATCACAAGGCACTGATGAAAGAAGTGATGATTCTTAAAGGTCTACAATACTTCAATACTAATTTGGGAGTTGGCAAAGCTCGGTTTACACCGTGACACTAACTTCCCAGGTCCAAATCTCGTATTTATCACCACAGGAACTCACAACTCAATTTTTGGATCACAACTAATAATGAAATTATCACTTGTCATTGTGAACCCATTCTAAGCATGCACTCCTATCTGAAAGCCTAAGATTCTGATAAACTGAAAAAACCAACCAAACCCATTTCTTCTTCTCTTGGGACTTGCACTTTGTCCATTTCCGTTGGAGCctaagattcatttgttctttaggttgtgggatgtaatggactaaatcaaaatggcttttaaaacctcttcgcttcctttccatgaagtagaagatggtcgtcccattgtcgtcccgttatcgcttttgggtcaattggaaacaacctctctgcaattgcaggggtaaggctGCGTACGTcggacccccccttacccccgcttcttgcgggagcctctttgaggcaatggggtaatgataatattGGGACTTGCACTTATAGTGCCAAAACAATATGATAAaacatgaaaaataaataaaagttggTTCATGGAAATGAGTGTTGACACTTACCTCTACCCCATAACCTTTCACGTAGATATTTGTAAAAAGATCAGAATTATCAGGGACTCTCCTGGAATCACAAATTAGCTACAAGTTAGAAAACAATGGATgttgagaaaaaaaaacaaatagaaAGATTAGATAACGAACACGTAAAATACAACATAGAAATAAATTACCTTAGCCTTTGCAATAGCTTCATCTACTTCTTTCCTGACCTCCTTTTCAACATCCTGCATCAAGGCATGAAAAGAGAACAGATTAGATAACAAAATTTTAACTCACAAAATGTAATCTTGAAAGAACTTGACGTGGCCAGGTAATAGTCAGGCGTCGTACTCATAACAATTTCACACAAACACTATACTACAAGACAAAATTAGCTTTAGGTAATTTTTTACAGAAATATCATGGACCAATAGCAGCTTTTTAACTCTCTCAATTAGATCACGTTCCTGTGAAGAAATGAATAATGTTGTATAAAATCTTAAACTGAATAACTAGTTCCTGGAAAACTGTCATGTCATGTCAGTGATGCCACTATTTGCAATGGTAAAACTGCAGGGTTCTGTTTAAGAACCTAGACCTAAAACAGCTGATAGACAACAAATTTGCTCCTATTTATATACATCAACACCACTTTCAAGGAAAACAGAACGCCCAGCACCCTGAACAAATTCAAACCATCAATATTAAACTTTCACCAGTTTGCAGAATGCAGACTCTATCATCTTGAAAACTGCACGAGGAGATTAAACTACCAGGAAGAACTCTTTAAATGTCCAACATAGAgattattttagttttttaaGACAAAATAAGACCATGCAAGCATGAAAATGGCTGAGTTcgagaaaaaagaagaaagaaagcaGATTTCTGTTCTACTGGTTCATCTGTATAAAGGAATGTATATTATTGATACGAAAAAGAATTTACCTAATAACCACTAAGCTCAGTATGCCCATTTATTGTTACGAAAAGCTTCGCAAGGTAAGGGACTACTAACTACTAAGAGCCTCCTTTTAAGCTGTCAGAAGTAGCTTTTCTTATAGGGATAGATTTTGGGGCCAATATAACAAGCAAACACCACCATGCTGGATTATGGGGCCAATATGACAAGCAAACACCAAGAGCAGACTCCGTGTAAGCTCAAAGACAACATAAACATCTCTGAAATCTCTTCGTAGACACAAACAGGTAAAAAAGAGATATCAAGGAAAGAAGAGATGAAAAAGGTTACCTTCAATGGGAATCACAGGTGCTGCTGGTGCACTTTGATCAACATCAAAGAATGACTCGGTGAAGTTCCTTCTCACATTGTCCTTTCCGGTCAAATGTCTTGTGTCTAAGACGATCACCCCATTCATATAAGAAGCTTGTGTATCGGCCGTTAATATCTCTGCTACGATCACCCCATTCATATAAGAAGCTTGTGTATCGGCCGTTAATATCTCTGCTTTGTAATCTTCACAATCTAAGGAGAGCATAAGATCCTTAATTCCCTGGAACATAAATTGCATTACCTCATATTGCATTATTGTCAGTTACAACCTTGAGAATCAACTCTCTCttccaagaaaaaaaaaacaacaaattatAATATATTGGATCCATAATCAAGACACAACAGAACTATTAACCGTATGCTGAACACGGAAAACTCTGGAAAATAACTGCAAAAACAACAGAGcacaaaaaagtaaaaaacgATTTTGGCTCAATACATAAGTGCTTATTTGACGTTATACTTTCCTCTGATGTTATACTTTAGTGACTTAATACCAAATGATTGAACTAAAGTACAACTTTCCTTTAAATTATACTGAGCATGATAAACATGATAACCCGAAATGGGGATTGGATAAGTAGCAACCAACAAATAAGCACTTCATCTTAAACTTTAGCAGTCAACATTTCTTTCTCAATATAGCAAAAAGCAGCATCACAAACTGTTCCACAACCAAAATAAACCCCCATAGAGAAATTAACACAAACTCCTAAACCAATTGATCGAACCCACAACCCCCCACCCCGCTAAACGGATGGTGTATTTGTTCGGACACTTCAGAGTCACTTAAACATCAACCCATCATTTCAGTGCTTTCTTAGGGTATATCACTCACTAATCCAGAGCTAGACTCCTACTAATCCAGATTCGAGCTCGGTTCTCATGGCTCGAACCAGACATCCTCATCTATGGCGAGGGTATTAAAGAATCAGATTTCTCAGAAGTATGCAGAACAAGGTTTTCAGGATCGGGATCCCACTTTGGATCGGTGAGGGGGTGTAGGATCGGATCGGTAGAATcggatcgtaggatcgtaagatcctacgtatttgattagatgagcaatttaaatgatATAGCATGACTATATACACTTATTTCAAGTAAAATAAATGCTAAAATACATCATTTTTTGCAAGTAAGAGTTATTTTACGAAGTTTAGTAAGGAGTAACTAAATTTTCTTTACTTCATATGCTACTAAGTAATTAGTGTGATCTACGAAGTATTAttcttttaaacattttgttttaaaataatcTCAACAAATTTATCTTGGTTCGGTGACTTTTATGTAAATAATgcaatacaaataaataaataaatggaaAAGGTCTCTTAGTGTCCTAAGGTAACATGGGCATGCTATTTTCCTATAAGACAAAACAAACATTACTGCTGGTCTATTGcaacttttatttttacttaAGTTTAGTTTTGATAAGTATCCATACAGCCGTATAGATTTATAGCTAGCTCTAATTTACTTTTTCAGTTTTTGAAATAGAGATAAAGAGTAGTACTTCTTCACCATACCCGATAAGCTTAATACTTGAGATAAAGCTAAGTGCTTCtatttaaaaaggaaagcaTTGTTCCGCTCCATGCCTCCACATCTCCTTCCAACTTacccttctttctctctcatctcacTCATTCGTTCTTCTTCACTATACGAGCATACTACTGTTCTTCTTCACCATATTGACAATTCAATATGAAGCAATGCTATGACGAACATATCAAGAAAATATATGGAAGAATGAACGCCGACCACCACCAGGGATGATATTACCGACTACGGAGATCGGGTAATTTATGTCACAAATAATGTGACCCGCAAGGCCGCAACATCCAATTTTCTCTCACTCggaaattagggtttgtacaaaaattgggggtttttgatttacaGTATAATTTGAAGCGATTTTGTGTAATTATTGATGGAATTTGGTCGAATTAACATATTAAGTAAGGTAAGATATTAATTTGAACAAATATTGATTTAATTTGAGATTATTATTCAGATCTTTTTAACTTTGAAAGCTGGTTGAAGTTTAAAGCACGGATCGTTAGAATCGGGCATAGGATCGCGATCCTACCGATCCCATCCGATCCCACCGATTCTAAGCGATCCCACTCCGATCCCACTACAATTTCGATCCTGACCACGATCCGAATCATTTTGAAAATTCCGGATCGTAGGATCGTGCGATCCTACGATCCGGATCGCAATTCTAACAACCTTGATGCAGAACACTTACTCTACCATACACATAATAACATCACACCAAAATGATTACTTCAATCAAAGCAAGCAAACAACAGATGCCCCAAGATCGTTTTTTACGAACGTGCCTGCCCGACATCGTGGGTGTTCATGCTGCCATGCTGGCCTGACTCAGTGACTCCTGAGCCATGACTTGGGGTCCTGTTAATCCCTTATACTACAAACGGGGGTGGGTTAAATATGAGCCGATCCACAAACTGACCACTCAATTCGAGCA
This sequence is a window from Spinacia oleracea cultivar Varoflay chromosome 1, BTI_SOV_V1, whole genome shotgun sequence. Protein-coding genes within it:
- the LOC110791950 gene encoding pyruvate dehydrogenase E1 component subunit alpha-1, mitochondrial-like, producing MAQQSTKPNQLKDLKAELRLRPCIAKWGLVGGTFALRCVMKKKHLKFKPVKELYDHGDTLSKSKLFSRVFRVQHTGIKDLMLSLDCEDYKAEILTADTQASYMNGVIVAEILTADTQASYMNGVIVLDTRHLTGKDNVRRNFTESFFDVDQSAPAAPGAGRSVFLESGVDERDLIERVKKLLLVHDISDVEKEVRKEVDEAIAKAKLICDSRRVPDNSDLFTNIYVKGYGVEAPTEMDKVQVPREEEMGLVGFFSLSES